The Arcobacter sp. F2176 DNA segment CGCTGATAATACTGCAGGGTCCCCTTGTGGAAACGTAAGTCGTCGCCAACTCTTGAGTTTTTATTTAAGCTTAGTTCTATTTAGACATCGTCTTTTTAGCACTGAGCTTTTTTTTTGCACCTTTTTTACTGAATATTATAATATTATTCGTGCTAAAATTTATTTTCTACTTTTAGGTGCTAATATTATTCACTATTACCTGTAGCACGATTTATTCCCTTCGGTCAGGTATAATTATTCACTATAATTAGCTCGCATAGCTCCAACGGTAGAGCAATTGCATGGTAAGCAAGAGGTTGTAGGTTCGATTCCCACTGTGAGCACCATTTATCTTAGTTTTAATTTATCTTCTTTTTACACCGTATAAGTGTCTGACATAAGCCTATATCATCTATTGTTTCAATTACTTCTAATCCTGCTTTTAATAATAGTTTTTCAAAGTCTGTATATTTAAACATTTTACTATATCCATTTGCCATAGTTGTAAAGTATGGTGATGTATTTATTACGCAATATGCTGCTGTTTCATTATTTTGCCTATCCCAAAATGGTTCCATTATACAAACTTGATTATTTTTATCAATTGATTTTGTAATCTTTTCTAATATATTTATAATTTGTTCTTCTTTAAAACAATCTAGAAATTGACTCATCCAAACTATATCAAAATTTTTTGGAATAACAGTTTCTTCTTTTAAAATATTTGCTTCATATGTTGAAATATTTGTTATATCATTTTCATATATATTTTGTTTTGCTAGTTTTACTTGTTGTGGTAAATCCATTATTGTTATATTAGTATTTGGATTATTTTGTGCAAATTGTATTGCGAACTTACCAGTGTTTCCTCCTATGTCAAGTATTGATTTAGGATTTAGTTTTTCTAATATTTTTATTGCCTTTGGAAATCCAGAATCAGAATACATGTGATCAAATTCAAACCAAGAATCTTTTGCTTTTTGTGGTAGGGTTGAAAGTGCAGGGTAGATTGTATCCTCTTCACTAAATACTTT contains these protein-coding regions:
- a CDS encoding methyltransferase — protein: MKDFFKNNDKITALEAQNEAQKIAFAPIIFQVIRTMRDLKLLEILANNKDGLTYEELIEKSHLSKYAIQLLCETALSANVVSIVDEKVYLTKIGFFIHSDKMTNTNMNYNHHVNYLGLFYLEESIKSGKAEGLKVFSEEDTIYPALSTLPQKAKDSWFEFDHMYSDSGFPKAIKILEKLNPKSILDIGGNTGKFAIQFAQNNPNTNITIMDLPQQVKLAKQNIYENDITNISTYEANILKEETVIPKNFDIVWMSQFLDCFKEEQIINILEKITKSIDKNNQVCIMEPFWDRQNNETAAYCVINTSPYFTTMANGYSKMFKYTDFEKLLLKAGLEVIETIDDIGLCQTLIRCKKKIN